The proteins below are encoded in one region of Numenius arquata chromosome W, bNumArq3.hap1.1, whole genome shotgun sequence:
- the LOC141476606 gene encoding E3 ubiquitin-protein ligase KCMF1-like isoform X2 — translation MSRHEGVSCDACLKGNFRGRRYKCLICYDYDLCATCYESGATTTRHTTDHPMQCILTRVDFDLYYGGEAFSVEQPQSFTCPYCGKMGYTETSLQEHVASEHAETSTEICPICAALPGGDPNHVTDDFAAHLTLEHRAPRDLDESSGVRHVRRMFHPGRGLGGPRARRSNMHFTSSSTGGLSSSQSSYSPSNRETMDPIAELLSQLSGVRRSAGQLNSSGPSASQLQQLQMQLQLERQHAQAARQQLETARNATRRTNTSSIPTTLTQSIATTNASNTENNQQTLQNSQFLLTRLNDPKMSEAERQSKESERADRSLFVQELLLSTLMREESSSSDEDEQGEIADFGAMGCVDIMPLDVALENLNLKENNKGNEPPL, via the exons GTGTCAGCTGTGATGcatgtttaaaaggaaattttcGAGGTCGCAGATACAAGTGTTTAATTTGCTACGATTACGATTTGTGTGCAACTTGTTATGAAAGTGGTGCAACAACAACAAGACATACAACTGACCATCCAATGCAGTGCATACTAACAAGAGTAGATTTCG ATTTGTATTATGGTGGAGAAGCTTTCTCTGTAGAGCAGCCACAGTCCTTTACTTGTCCTTATTGTGGAAAGATGGGTTACACGGAAACATCTCTTCAAGAACATGTTgcttctgaacatgcagaaacaTCAACAGAG ATCTGTCCAATATGTGCAGCATTACCTGGAGGGGATCCTAATCATGTCACAGATGACTTTGCAGCTCATCTTACACTGGAACACAGAGCTCCTAGAGATTTA GATGAATCTAGTGGTGTTCGGCACGTACGTAGAATGTTTCACCCAGGCCGGGGTTTGGGAGGCCCCCGTGCACGTAGATCAAACATGCACTTTACTAGCAGTTCCACTGGTGGACTTTCATCTTCTCAGAGTTCATATTCTCCAAGCAATAGAGAAACCATGGATCCTATAGCTG AGCTTTTATCTCAGTTATCAGGCGTGAGACGTTCTGCAGGGCAGCTCAATTCTTCTGGCCCTTCTGCTTCTCAGTTACAGCAGCTGCAGATGCAACTGCAGTTGGAGCGCCAGCATGCACAGGCAGCAAGACAACAACTGGAGACTGCACGCAATGCAACTAGACGCACTAACACAAGCAGCATCCCCACCACTCTTACACAGTCTATAGCAACAACCAATGCATCTAACACAGAAAACAATCAGCAAACTCTACAGAATTCCCAGTTCCTTCTCACGAG GTTGAATGATCCTAAGATGTCAGAAGCAGAGCGTCAGTCAAAGGAAAGCGAACGGGCAGACCGCAGCTTGTTTGTTCAAGAGCTTCTACTGTCCACTTTGATGCGGGAAGAAAGTTCCTCCTCAGATGAGGATGAACAGGGAGAGATTGCTGATTTTGGTGCTATGGGCTGTGTAGATATTATGCCTCTAGATGTTGCTTTAGAAAACCtaaatttaaaagagaataataaaGGAAACGAGCCTCCTCTTTGA
- the LOC141476606 gene encoding E3 ubiquitin-protein ligase KCMF1-like isoform X4 — MQCILTRVDFDLYYGGEAFSVEQPQSFTCPYCGKMGYTETSLQEHVASEHAETSTEICPICAALPGGDPNHVTDDFAAHLTLEHRAPRDLDESSGVRHVRRMFHPGRGLGGPRARRSNMHFTSSSTGGLSSSQSSYSPSNRETMDPIAELLSQLSGVRRSAGQLNSSGPSASQLQQLQMQLQLERQHAQAARQQLETARNATRRTNTSSIPTTLTQSIATTNASNTENNQQTLQNSQFLLTRLNDPKMSEAERQSKESERADRSLFVQELLLSTLMREESSSSDEDEQGEIADFGAMGCVDIMPLDVALENLNLKENNKGNEPPL; from the exons ATGCAGTGCATACTAACAAGAGTAGATTTCG ATTTGTATTATGGTGGAGAAGCTTTCTCTGTAGAGCAGCCACAGTCCTTTACTTGTCCTTATTGTGGAAAGATGGGTTACACGGAAACATCTCTTCAAGAACATGTTgcttctgaacatgcagaaacaTCAACAGAG ATCTGTCCAATATGTGCAGCATTACCTGGAGGGGATCCTAATCATGTCACAGATGACTTTGCAGCTCATCTTACACTGGAACACAGAGCTCCTAGAGATTTA GATGAATCTAGTGGTGTTCGGCACGTACGTAGAATGTTTCACCCAGGCCGGGGTTTGGGAGGCCCCCGTGCACGTAGATCAAACATGCACTTTACTAGCAGTTCCACTGGTGGACTTTCATCTTCTCAGAGTTCATATTCTCCAAGCAATAGAGAAACCATGGATCCTATAGCTG AGCTTTTATCTCAGTTATCAGGCGTGAGACGTTCTGCAGGGCAGCTCAATTCTTCTGGCCCTTCTGCTTCTCAGTTACAGCAGCTGCAGATGCAACTGCAGTTGGAGCGCCAGCATGCACAGGCAGCAAGACAACAACTGGAGACTGCACGCAATGCAACTAGACGCACTAACACAAGCAGCATCCCCACCACTCTTACACAGTCTATAGCAACAACCAATGCATCTAACACAGAAAACAATCAGCAAACTCTACAGAATTCCCAGTTCCTTCTCACGAG GTTGAATGATCCTAAGATGTCAGAAGCAGAGCGTCAGTCAAAGGAAAGCGAACGGGCAGACCGCAGCTTGTTTGTTCAAGAGCTTCTACTGTCCACTTTGATGCGGGAAGAAAGTTCCTCCTCAGATGAGGATGAACAGGGAGAGATTGCTGATTTTGGTGCTATGGGCTGTGTAGATATTATGCCTCTAGATGTTGCTTTAGAAAACCtaaatttaaaagagaataataaaGGAAACGAGCCTCCTCTTTGA
- the LOC141476606 gene encoding E3 ubiquitin-protein ligase KCMF1-like isoform X1, giving the protein MSRHEGVSCDACLKGNFRGRRYKCLICYDYDLCATCYESGATTTRHTTDHPMQCILTRVDFDLYYGGEAFSVEQPQSFTCPYCGKMGYTETSLQEHVASEHAETSTEVICPICAALPGGDPNHVTDDFAAHLTLEHRAPRDLDESSGVRHVRRMFHPGRGLGGPRARRSNMHFTSSSTGGLSSSQSSYSPSNRETMDPIAELLSQLSGVRRSAGQLNSSGPSASQLQQLQMQLQLERQHAQAARQQLETARNATRRTNTSSIPTTLTQSIATTNASNTENNQQTLQNSQFLLTRLNDPKMSEAERQSKESERADRSLFVQELLLSTLMREESSSSDEDEQGEIADFGAMGCVDIMPLDVALENLNLKENNKGNEPPL; this is encoded by the exons GTGTCAGCTGTGATGcatgtttaaaaggaaattttcGAGGTCGCAGATACAAGTGTTTAATTTGCTACGATTACGATTTGTGTGCAACTTGTTATGAAAGTGGTGCAACAACAACAAGACATACAACTGACCATCCAATGCAGTGCATACTAACAAGAGTAGATTTCG ATTTGTATTATGGTGGAGAAGCTTTCTCTGTAGAGCAGCCACAGTCCTTTACTTGTCCTTATTGTGGAAAGATGGGTTACACGGAAACATCTCTTCAAGAACATGTTgcttctgaacatgcagaaacaTCAACAGAGGTG ATCTGTCCAATATGTGCAGCATTACCTGGAGGGGATCCTAATCATGTCACAGATGACTTTGCAGCTCATCTTACACTGGAACACAGAGCTCCTAGAGATTTA GATGAATCTAGTGGTGTTCGGCACGTACGTAGAATGTTTCACCCAGGCCGGGGTTTGGGAGGCCCCCGTGCACGTAGATCAAACATGCACTTTACTAGCAGTTCCACTGGTGGACTTTCATCTTCTCAGAGTTCATATTCTCCAAGCAATAGAGAAACCATGGATCCTATAGCTG AGCTTTTATCTCAGTTATCAGGCGTGAGACGTTCTGCAGGGCAGCTCAATTCTTCTGGCCCTTCTGCTTCTCAGTTACAGCAGCTGCAGATGCAACTGCAGTTGGAGCGCCAGCATGCACAGGCAGCAAGACAACAACTGGAGACTGCACGCAATGCAACTAGACGCACTAACACAAGCAGCATCCCCACCACTCTTACACAGTCTATAGCAACAACCAATGCATCTAACACAGAAAACAATCAGCAAACTCTACAGAATTCCCAGTTCCTTCTCACGAG GTTGAATGATCCTAAGATGTCAGAAGCAGAGCGTCAGTCAAAGGAAAGCGAACGGGCAGACCGCAGCTTGTTTGTTCAAGAGCTTCTACTGTCCACTTTGATGCGGGAAGAAAGTTCCTCCTCAGATGAGGATGAACAGGGAGAGATTGCTGATTTTGGTGCTATGGGCTGTGTAGATATTATGCCTCTAGATGTTGCTTTAGAAAACCtaaatttaaaagagaataataaaGGAAACGAGCCTCCTCTTTGA
- the LOC141476606 gene encoding E3 ubiquitin-protein ligase KCMF1-like isoform X3, with the protein MQCILTRVDFDLYYGGEAFSVEQPQSFTCPYCGKMGYTETSLQEHVASEHAETSTEVICPICAALPGGDPNHVTDDFAAHLTLEHRAPRDLDESSGVRHVRRMFHPGRGLGGPRARRSNMHFTSSSTGGLSSSQSSYSPSNRETMDPIAELLSQLSGVRRSAGQLNSSGPSASQLQQLQMQLQLERQHAQAARQQLETARNATRRTNTSSIPTTLTQSIATTNASNTENNQQTLQNSQFLLTRLNDPKMSEAERQSKESERADRSLFVQELLLSTLMREESSSSDEDEQGEIADFGAMGCVDIMPLDVALENLNLKENNKGNEPPL; encoded by the exons ATGCAGTGCATACTAACAAGAGTAGATTTCG ATTTGTATTATGGTGGAGAAGCTTTCTCTGTAGAGCAGCCACAGTCCTTTACTTGTCCTTATTGTGGAAAGATGGGTTACACGGAAACATCTCTTCAAGAACATGTTgcttctgaacatgcagaaacaTCAACAGAGGTG ATCTGTCCAATATGTGCAGCATTACCTGGAGGGGATCCTAATCATGTCACAGATGACTTTGCAGCTCATCTTACACTGGAACACAGAGCTCCTAGAGATTTA GATGAATCTAGTGGTGTTCGGCACGTACGTAGAATGTTTCACCCAGGCCGGGGTTTGGGAGGCCCCCGTGCACGTAGATCAAACATGCACTTTACTAGCAGTTCCACTGGTGGACTTTCATCTTCTCAGAGTTCATATTCTCCAAGCAATAGAGAAACCATGGATCCTATAGCTG AGCTTTTATCTCAGTTATCAGGCGTGAGACGTTCTGCAGGGCAGCTCAATTCTTCTGGCCCTTCTGCTTCTCAGTTACAGCAGCTGCAGATGCAACTGCAGTTGGAGCGCCAGCATGCACAGGCAGCAAGACAACAACTGGAGACTGCACGCAATGCAACTAGACGCACTAACACAAGCAGCATCCCCACCACTCTTACACAGTCTATAGCAACAACCAATGCATCTAACACAGAAAACAATCAGCAAACTCTACAGAATTCCCAGTTCCTTCTCACGAG GTTGAATGATCCTAAGATGTCAGAAGCAGAGCGTCAGTCAAAGGAAAGCGAACGGGCAGACCGCAGCTTGTTTGTTCAAGAGCTTCTACTGTCCACTTTGATGCGGGAAGAAAGTTCCTCCTCAGATGAGGATGAACAGGGAGAGATTGCTGATTTTGGTGCTATGGGCTGTGTAGATATTATGCCTCTAGATGTTGCTTTAGAAAACCtaaatttaaaagagaataataaaGGAAACGAGCCTCCTCTTTGA